One genomic segment of Corynebacterium durum includes these proteins:
- the dnaB gene encoding replicative DNA helicase, which produces MDSGFSESFSESHFDDSSDVAATSFDDVVPSAPSQQASFERPSTRGDRGRYGQQGGPADPPGRDFGRQPPHDNEAEQGVLGAMLLSPNTITDIIEELIPDDFYRPAHQLIYRAILDLFSDNKDVDPVIVAGRLDRNHDLERVGGAPYLHTLISSVPTAANARYYAEIVAEKAVLRRLVDAGTRVVQLGYEGTEGAEVDVVVDMAQQEVFAIAQRNVTEDYAILADILQPTMDELDELSTHGGLARGIPTGFIDLDNLTNGLHGGQMIIVAARPGVGKSTLALDFMRSCSIKHNKASVIFSLEMSKSEIVMRLLSAETEIRLSDMRAGRMSDEAWAKLANRVGQISEAPLFIDDSANLTMMEIRSKARRLKQKHDLQMIVVDYLQLMSSGKRVESRQQEVSEFSRQLKLLAKELDVPLVAISQLNRGPESRTDKRPQLADLRESGSLEQDADMVMLLYRPDSQDKDDERAGEADIILAKHRGGPIDTVQVAHQLHYSKFVDMARG; this is translated from the coding sequence ATGGACTCAGGTTTTTCGGAGTCTTTTTCAGAGTCACATTTCGACGATTCCAGCGACGTTGCTGCCACTAGTTTTGATGATGTGGTGCCCAGCGCACCCTCGCAACAGGCGTCGTTTGAGCGGCCGTCGACACGCGGAGATCGGGGAAGGTATGGCCAGCAGGGGGGACCTGCGGATCCTCCTGGACGTGACTTCGGCAGGCAGCCCCCGCATGATAATGAGGCGGAGCAGGGCGTGCTGGGGGCGATGCTGCTCAGCCCGAACACCATCACGGACATTATTGAGGAGCTCATTCCTGATGACTTTTATCGCCCCGCCCACCAGCTGATTTACCGGGCGATCCTAGATCTATTCAGCGACAATAAGGACGTTGATCCGGTGATTGTGGCGGGCCGGTTGGACCGTAACCACGACTTGGAACGCGTCGGTGGGGCACCGTACCTGCACACCCTTATCTCCTCCGTACCGACGGCCGCGAACGCCCGCTACTACGCCGAAATTGTTGCGGAGAAAGCAGTGCTCAGGAGGCTTGTCGACGCCGGGACGCGCGTTGTCCAGCTCGGGTACGAAGGCACTGAGGGGGCCGAGGTGGACGTAGTGGTGGACATGGCCCAGCAGGAAGTTTTTGCCATCGCTCAACGCAATGTCACTGAGGACTATGCGATCCTGGCGGATATTCTGCAGCCGACGATGGATGAGCTGGATGAACTGTCCACCCATGGCGGTTTGGCGCGGGGGATTCCGACCGGATTTATCGACCTGGATAATCTGACTAACGGCCTGCACGGTGGTCAGATGATCATTGTGGCTGCGCGCCCAGGTGTGGGTAAATCTACACTCGCGCTGGATTTTATGCGCTCGTGCTCAATTAAACACAACAAGGCATCGGTGATTTTCTCGCTGGAAATGTCAAAAAGCGAGATTGTGATGCGCCTGCTATCCGCCGAAACGGAGATTCGCTTGTCGGACATGCGTGCAGGTCGGATGAGTGATGAAGCGTGGGCGAAACTGGCCAACCGCGTGGGGCAAATCTCGGAGGCTCCGTTGTTCATTGACGATTCCGCCAATCTCACTATGATGGAAATTCGCTCCAAAGCCCGCCGATTGAAGCAGAAGCATGACCTGCAGATGATCGTGGTGGACTACCTGCAGCTTATGAGTTCCGGCAAACGTGTGGAATCCCGTCAACAGGAAGTGTCTGAATTTTCCCGCCAGCTGAAGCTACTGGCTAAAGAGCTGGATGTTCCGCTGGTTGCTATTTCCCAGCTGAACCGTGGTCCCGAGTCGCGTACAGATAAGCGGCCACAGCTTGCTGACCTGCGTGAATCTGGCTCGCTGGAGCAGGATGCGGACATGGTTATGCTGCTTTATCGGCCAGATTCGCAGGATAAAGACGATGAACGCGCAGGTGAGGCTGACATTATCCTGGCCAAGCACCGCGGTGGTCCGATCGATACGGTGCAGGTGGCGCATCAACTGCACTACTCCAAGTTTGTGGATATGGCTCGTGGGTGA
- a CDS encoding cation:proton antiporter, whose translation MEILLIITLMLFATVVIVAISDRFGLPWPVLITLVAASAFFFPSLPLLHIPAEMMLPIFLPPLLWALARRTSWAAIRLQWMTVVSLSVLLVLASAVAAAGVALWMLPPIGIAGALVLGAAVAPPDPVAVDAVAEPAGVPRRLTGTLQIEGLFNDAASIVVFHLALAALTAGEKLSLVGGISAFLYSSIMAVGVGWLIGYGSAKLIDWMNSTVARNAFTWVIPFATYVLAEEIHASGVIAIVIAAVELNSRVKVGAEDRLTGHAFWETVEMLFTGVAFGLIGLSVRDAVEEVGAELVHAVVLGVVISAVLIAVRFGWMWVFYQINVRKGNRGLAPLRLQEVLLLTWAGMRGLVTLALVLSIPSDSFPMHHQLAVVALVVLLLTMVIPGLTLPWLMRKLDLDKGPDAQGDHAREQLRKRAYDKAMDVIAEHDDEIPADMIEGMRVWFAEQQHIGDHGTSAAEHRHETIVEFRKQMSAVRIQALEAAQNELLQARREPGVDPAVVDEVLHSVDQMIVAANRH comes from the coding sequence ATGGAAATTCTACTTATCATAACCCTTATGTTGTTTGCCACGGTGGTCATTGTGGCCATCAGTGACCGCTTTGGATTGCCGTGGCCTGTTTTGATCACGCTGGTTGCAGCATCTGCGTTCTTCTTCCCATCGCTGCCACTGCTGCACATACCAGCCGAGATGATGCTCCCGATTTTCCTGCCACCACTGTTGTGGGCACTGGCACGCCGTACAAGTTGGGCCGCGATCCGTTTGCAATGGATGACCGTGGTCAGCTTATCCGTGTTGCTGGTATTGGCTAGCGCTGTTGCTGCGGCCGGTGTCGCCCTGTGGATGCTGCCACCTATCGGCATCGCCGGGGCACTTGTCCTCGGGGCTGCTGTTGCGCCGCCCGACCCTGTTGCGGTGGATGCTGTCGCCGAACCGGCCGGGGTTCCGCGTCGGCTCACTGGCACCCTGCAAATTGAGGGCCTGTTTAACGACGCCGCGTCAATCGTGGTGTTCCACCTCGCGCTGGCAGCATTGACGGCAGGGGAGAAGCTGTCGTTGGTGGGGGGCATCTCCGCTTTCCTCTATTCTTCGATCATGGCGGTGGGTGTGGGCTGGCTCATCGGCTACGGCTCCGCCAAGCTCATCGACTGGATGAACAGTACGGTTGCACGTAATGCGTTTACCTGGGTTATTCCTTTTGCCACCTATGTTCTTGCGGAAGAGATCCACGCCTCCGGGGTGATTGCCATTGTCATCGCTGCCGTGGAATTGAACTCCCGGGTGAAAGTCGGTGCGGAAGACCGCCTGACGGGTCATGCGTTCTGGGAGACCGTGGAAATGCTGTTTACTGGTGTTGCCTTCGGTCTGATCGGTCTATCGGTGCGCGATGCGGTTGAAGAAGTCGGAGCAGAACTGGTACACGCGGTGGTGTTGGGCGTGGTGATCTCCGCCGTGCTCATTGCAGTTCGCTTCGGATGGATGTGGGTGTTTTACCAGATCAACGTGCGCAAGGGGAATCGTGGTCTTGCCCCACTGCGGTTGCAGGAAGTGTTGCTTCTGACGTGGGCAGGTATGCGCGGATTGGTGACGCTGGCATTGGTGTTGTCTATTCCGAGTGATAGCTTCCCCATGCACCACCAACTTGCGGTGGTTGCGCTGGTTGTGTTGCTGTTGACCATGGTGATTCCAGGACTGACCCTGCCATGGTTGATGCGCAAACTGGACCTGGATAAAGGCCCAGACGCGCAGGGCGACCATGCGCGGGAACAGTTGCGTAAACGTGCCTACGACAAGGCCATGGATGTCATCGCTGAGCACGACGATGAGATACCGGCCGATATGATTGAGGGTATGCGTGTGTGGTTTGCCGAGCAGCAACATATCGGTGATCATGGCACGAGCGCGGCTGAACATCGCCATGAAACCATCGTGGAGTTCAGGAAACAGATGAGTGCTGTGCGTATTCAAGCCCTGGAGGCTGCCCAGAATGAGCTTCTGCAAGCCCGCCGCGAACCAGGAGTTGACCCAGCCGTGGTGGACGAGGTGCTCCACAGTGTTGACCAAATGATTGTGGCGGCTAACCGCCACTAG